Proteins encoded by one window of Tunturibacter psychrotolerans:
- a CDS encoding YIP1 family protein: MSDVVAVEAQSGQPGLSQVKRVVDTFVAPSKTFTDILRNTSWWLPFLLAAVVSIGVTFTIDKHVGFGRVVENVILDSPKQEEQMQSLPPDQRAARVSAMTGGYRYVSYATPVIILIISAIGALVNWGSFNVGLGAKTTFAQMFCVWMYASLPRLLSGLLTMVTLLFGGNAESFNIKNPVGTNLAYFMPDAAPWLKTALSFFDVIGIWNLVLLVIGTSIVAKVSRGKAAAVVVGWWVIVLVLSVITAAVSG; the protein is encoded by the coding sequence ATGAGCGACGTTGTGGCGGTGGAGGCGCAGTCGGGGCAGCCTGGGTTGAGCCAGGTGAAGCGGGTGGTGGATACGTTTGTCGCTCCTTCGAAGACGTTCACGGATATCTTGCGGAATACGAGCTGGTGGCTGCCGTTTCTGCTGGCGGCGGTGGTGTCGATTGGGGTGACGTTCACGATCGATAAACATGTGGGGTTTGGGCGCGTGGTGGAGAACGTGATTCTGGACAGCCCGAAGCAGGAGGAACAGATGCAGAGCTTGCCGCCGGATCAGCGGGCGGCGAGAGTGAGCGCCATGACGGGCGGGTACAGGTATGTGTCGTACGCGACGCCGGTGATTATCTTGATTATTTCGGCGATTGGGGCGCTGGTTAACTGGGGGAGCTTTAACGTCGGGCTGGGGGCGAAGACGACGTTTGCGCAGATGTTCTGCGTGTGGATGTATGCGTCGCTGCCGAGGCTGCTGAGCGGATTGCTGACGATGGTTACGCTGTTGTTTGGGGGGAACGCGGAGAGCTTCAACATTAAGAATCCGGTGGGGACGAACCTGGCTTACTTTATGCCGGATGCGGCGCCCTGGCTGAAGACGGCACTAAGTTTTTTTGATGTGATCGGGATCTGGAATCTTGTGCTGCTGGTGATTGGGACCTCGATTGTGGCGAAGGTGAGCCGGGGGAAGGCTGCGGCTGTGGTGGTCGGGTGGTGGGTGATTGTGCTGGTGTTGAGCGTGATCACGGCGGCGGTGAGCGGCTAG
- the rmuC gene encoding DNA recombination protein RmuC, producing the protein MLTTFLALQIVILIGLAVLLLRRPAPTRAEDPRLAQLPDQLTRLDARNEALDAHVRAAFADMRRDLAAEAENTRKANAANFAALRSEITATIAELSGLLQNGLNAFRTDNKTSDEVLRTAVQHNLDSIAQRLTYFISDVNHTLGEAREALHTRLNELSGQANDQQEKLRFTVEDRLSKLNDANTAKLEEMRVTVDEKLHATLQTRLTESFGQVTTHLGEVQKGLGEMKELATGVGDLKRVLSNVKSRGVVGEFQLGQQLEQMFSPEQYIKNARIKPGTLESVEYALKFPSGEGADSHTLLAIDAKFPKEDWERLEHAYETGEGIDVAGKAFERSIRAEGKRICDKYIDPPTTMPHAIMFLPTESLYAEVVRRPGLQSEIQSSCRVTIAGPSTFMAILTSFQMGFHTLAIQKKGDEVWRVLSSAKKEFETYGGLMQKVEDQVGTVQNTIQKLGVRTRAINKALKNVSSLDTGAPISNLIGFDDISGISPLLAASAEED; encoded by the coding sequence ATGCTTACTACCTTCCTCGCCCTGCAAATAGTCATCCTGATCGGCCTCGCCGTTCTGCTCCTCCGCAGACCAGCCCCCACGCGGGCGGAGGATCCTCGCCTCGCTCAGCTCCCTGATCAGCTCACTCGCCTTGATGCTCGCAACGAGGCCCTCGACGCCCATGTTCGTGCCGCCTTCGCCGACATGCGCCGCGACCTCGCCGCCGAAGCCGAAAACACCCGCAAAGCCAACGCAGCCAACTTCGCCGCTCTCCGCAGCGAGATCACTGCCACAATCGCTGAACTCAGCGGCCTCCTGCAGAACGGCCTCAATGCATTTCGAACTGACAATAAGACTTCCGACGAAGTCCTCCGCACCGCTGTACAGCACAATCTCGACTCGATCGCACAACGCCTCACTTACTTCATCAGCGACGTAAACCACACGCTGGGCGAAGCGCGCGAGGCATTACACACACGCCTCAACGAGCTCTCCGGCCAGGCCAACGACCAACAGGAAAAGCTCCGCTTCACCGTGGAAGACCGCCTTTCAAAACTCAACGATGCCAATACCGCGAAGCTCGAGGAGATGCGCGTCACAGTCGACGAAAAACTGCACGCCACGCTCCAGACGCGGCTCACCGAATCCTTCGGTCAGGTCACCACGCACCTCGGCGAAGTCCAGAAGGGCCTCGGCGAAATGAAGGAGCTCGCCACCGGCGTGGGAGATCTCAAAAGAGTTCTCTCCAACGTCAAGTCGCGCGGCGTCGTAGGCGAGTTCCAGCTCGGCCAACAGCTCGAGCAGATGTTCTCTCCCGAGCAATACATCAAAAACGCCCGCATCAAGCCGGGAACACTTGAGTCCGTCGAATACGCCCTTAAATTCCCCTCCGGCGAAGGTGCCGACAGCCACACCCTCCTCGCCATCGACGCAAAGTTTCCCAAGGAAGACTGGGAGCGCCTGGAACACGCCTACGAAACCGGCGAAGGCATTGACGTAGCCGGAAAGGCCTTCGAACGCTCCATCCGCGCCGAAGGAAAACGCATCTGCGACAAATATATTGACCCTCCCACCACCATGCCGCACGCCATCATGTTTCTTCCAACGGAGAGCCTCTACGCCGAAGTCGTCCGTCGCCCCGGCCTCCAATCCGAAATCCAATCCAGCTGCCGCGTGACGATCGCCGGACCATCCACCTTCATGGCCATCCTTACCAGCTTCCAAATGGGCTTTCACACCCTCGCCATTCAGAAAAAAGGTGATGAGGTCTGGCGCGTTCTTTCGAGCGCCAAAAAAGAGTTCGAGACCTACGGCGGCCTCATGCAAAAGGTCGAAGACCAGGTCGGCACCGTCCAGAACACGATTCAAAAGTTAGGCGTCCGCACCCGGGCTATCAACAAAGCCCTCAAAAACGTCTCCTCCCTCGACACCGGCGCCCCTATTTCCAACCTCATCGGCTTCGACGACATCTCAGGGATCTCCCCGCTGCTCGCCGCTTCGGCCGAGGAAGACTGA
- a CDS encoding YukJ family protein produces MPITNYSVLAGKPTAGKVVTGASTHYQITMQAPGGPFTVAVNIQSVDGSEVLYDIVEDFTPPDLAELTALPMGMTALKSEPGGSALDFVRSTVNGQPMITKEQMILLPQATTKSRGNAEEQMVQRARAKALENAVVTLLNMTVADKDGVIYAFGSSFSDSGKVDGIHDIHMNQGNPVGGKGGGFSKDNGVWQDGALFINLPSKGTWTGVFIAFQTESWSTDSSGNPV; encoded by the coding sequence ATGCCGATTACTAATTACAGTGTGCTGGCGGGGAAGCCTACGGCGGGGAAGGTGGTGACGGGGGCTAGTACGCACTACCAGATCACAATGCAGGCTCCGGGCGGCCCGTTTACGGTGGCGGTCAATATTCAGTCCGTGGATGGGTCGGAGGTTTTATATGACATCGTTGAGGACTTTACGCCGCCGGATCTGGCTGAACTGACGGCGTTGCCGATGGGGATGACGGCGTTGAAGAGTGAGCCGGGTGGGTCAGCGTTGGATTTCGTGCGGAGTACTGTGAACGGCCAACCGATGATTACGAAGGAACAGATGATTCTGTTGCCTCAGGCGACGACGAAGTCGAGGGGGAACGCGGAGGAACAGATGGTGCAGCGGGCTCGGGCAAAGGCGCTTGAGAATGCTGTGGTGACGCTGCTGAATATGACGGTTGCGGATAAGGATGGCGTGATCTATGCGTTCGGCAGCTCGTTTTCCGACTCGGGGAAGGTGGATGGGATCCACGATATTCATATGAATCAGGGGAATCCGGTGGGTGGTAAAGGGGGCGGATTCAGTAAGGATAACGGCGTGTGGCAGGATGGGGCGCTGTTTATCAATCTGCCGTCAAAGGGGACTTGGACTGGGGTGTTTATTGCATTTCAGACGGAGAGTTGGAGCACGGATTCGTCGGGGAATCCGGTTTAA
- the fabF gene encoding beta-ketoacyl-ACP synthase II — protein MEHRRVVVTGLGLICGVGKTAPEVWEGLMAGRSGMAEIKAFDLTGHPVRFAAEVKDFDPLLFVEKKESRKMGRFIHFALAAAAEAMAHSGLKITEENHDQVGVHIGSGIGGFDVIEREHSNLLSGGPRKVSPFFIPGSIINLAAGHVSIKYGARGPNEATATACTTSAHSIGDAFRIIQRGDADAMIAGGTEASITPLGVAGFAAMRALSTRNDDPEHASRPFDKDRDGFVVGEGAGILILEELESAKARGAKILAEVLGYGLSADAFHMTGMAPEGEGCYRSMQHALKVAGISPDQIDYVNAHATSTPLGDALESKAIENVFGQRAIDGKLLVSSTKSMTGHLLGGAGGLEAGITILAMQHQIAPPTMNIVELDPQCRLNYVPNKPLPAKIDYALSNSFGFGGTNGSLVFKRWTE, from the coding sequence ATGGAGCATCGTCGCGTAGTCGTCACCGGCCTTGGCCTGATCTGCGGGGTCGGCAAAACCGCCCCTGAGGTCTGGGAAGGTCTCATGGCCGGCCGCAGCGGTATGGCCGAGATCAAAGCCTTTGATCTGACCGGCCATCCAGTCCGCTTCGCCGCAGAGGTCAAGGACTTCGATCCTCTCCTCTTCGTCGAAAAGAAAGAGTCCCGAAAGATGGGCCGCTTCATCCACTTCGCTCTGGCCGCTGCCGCCGAAGCGATGGCCCACTCCGGTCTCAAAATCACCGAAGAGAACCACGATCAGGTCGGCGTCCACATCGGCTCAGGCATCGGAGGATTCGATGTCATCGAGCGCGAACATTCCAACCTGCTCTCTGGCGGCCCGCGCAAGGTCTCGCCCTTCTTCATCCCCGGCTCCATCATCAACCTCGCCGCAGGCCACGTCTCCATCAAGTACGGCGCGCGCGGGCCGAATGAAGCAACGGCCACCGCCTGCACCACCTCGGCGCACTCCATCGGCGACGCCTTCCGCATCATTCAGCGCGGCGATGCTGACGCCATGATCGCTGGCGGGACCGAAGCCTCCATCACCCCCCTCGGTGTGGCAGGATTCGCCGCCATGCGCGCTCTCTCCACCCGTAACGACGACCCCGAACATGCCAGCCGCCCCTTCGACAAGGATCGCGACGGCTTCGTGGTTGGCGAAGGCGCTGGCATCCTCATCCTCGAAGAGCTCGAGTCTGCCAAGGCTCGCGGCGCGAAGATCCTCGCCGAGGTCCTCGGCTACGGCCTCTCCGCCGACGCCTTCCACATGACCGGCATGGCTCCCGAAGGCGAAGGCTGCTACCGCTCCATGCAGCACGCGCTCAAAGTCGCCGGCATCTCACCCGACCAGATCGACTACGTCAATGCACACGCTACCTCGACCCCTCTCGGTGACGCCCTCGAATCGAAGGCCATCGAGAACGTCTTCGGCCAGCGCGCCATTGACGGCAAGCTCCTGGTCAGCTCCACCAAATCCATGACCGGCCACCTCCTCGGCGGAGCCGGCGGACTTGAAGCCGGCATCACCATCCTCGCCATGCAGCACCAGATCGCGCCACCGACGATGAACATCGTCGAACTCGATCCCCAGTGCCGCCTCAACTACGTCCCCAACAAGCCGCTGCCCGCAAAGATCGACTACGCACTCTCGAACTCCTTTGGCTTCGGCGGCACCAACGGCTCCCTCGTCTTCAAACGCTGGACCGAATAA
- the folP gene encoding dihydropteroate synthase has product MPFTPRRHHDWQLRTRTLPLGKRTILMGILNVTPDSFSDGGYFYSPQHAPERALTQALKLLEEGADILDLGGESTRPNATPLTPDEEQSRILPVVESILKEKPNTILSIDTFHAATARRAIEAGAEIINDVSGHLWDSDMSKACAQSGCGAILMHTRGRPQDWPTLPPLPPEAVLPLVLKELAERLEAATTAGISRNRIVFDPGFGFGKRLDENYPLLAHFDQLKQFDLPLLAGVSRKGFLAHTLAQSPSLSILLEGATPSMDDRLHATTAANVAAILAGAHILRTHDVRPAAEAAAIADQILATL; this is encoded by the coding sequence ATGCCTTTCACCCCGCGCCGCCATCACGACTGGCAACTCCGCACCCGCACACTCCCGCTGGGCAAGCGGACCATCCTCATGGGCATCCTCAACGTCACGCCCGACTCCTTCTCCGACGGCGGCTACTTCTACTCCCCCCAACACGCCCCCGAAAGAGCCCTCACCCAAGCCCTCAAGCTCCTCGAAGAGGGCGCCGACATCCTCGACCTGGGCGGCGAATCCACTCGCCCCAACGCAACTCCTCTCACCCCCGACGAAGAACAATCCCGCATCCTCCCAGTCGTCGAATCCATCCTCAAAGAAAAACCCAACACCATCCTCTCCATCGACACCTTCCACGCCGCCACCGCTCGCCGCGCTATCGAAGCCGGAGCCGAGATCATCAACGACGTCAGCGGCCATCTCTGGGACTCCGATATGTCGAAAGCCTGCGCCCAGTCAGGCTGCGGAGCCATCCTCATGCACACCCGAGGCCGCCCGCAGGACTGGCCCACTCTCCCGCCACTCCCCCCCGAAGCGGTCCTTCCTCTTGTCCTCAAAGAATTAGCCGAGCGACTCGAAGCCGCCACCACCGCAGGCATCTCGCGCAATAGAATCGTTTTCGATCCGGGCTTCGGCTTCGGCAAGCGCCTCGACGAAAACTACCCACTCCTCGCGCACTTCGACCAACTCAAGCAGTTCGATCTTCCGCTCCTCGCCGGCGTCTCCCGCAAAGGCTTTCTCGCCCACACCCTGGCCCAGAGCCCAAGCCTCTCTATCCTTCTCGAGGGCGCAACTCCTTCCATGGACGACCGTCTCCACGCCACCACCGCCGCCAACGTAGCCGCCATCCTCGCCGGAGCCCACATCCTCCGCACCCACGACGTGCGCCCCGCAGCAGAGGCGGCCGCCATCGCCGACCAAATCCTAGCAACCCTCTAA
- a CDS encoding helix-turn-helix domain-containing protein gives MTLQKTFGARIVRLREKHGMSQEALSNKTGIGVTHISKLENGHKEPRLNNMARLGRAFGLNLSQLLQDVDGPWNFR, from the coding sequence GTGACCCTTCAAAAGACATTCGGTGCCAGGATCGTAAGGCTACGAGAAAAGCACGGCATGTCTCAGGAGGCTCTATCAAACAAGACCGGGATCGGTGTGACGCACATCTCAAAACTTGAGAACGGCCACAAAGAGCCGCGCTTAAACAACATGGCGAGGCTGGGTAGAGCGTTCGGCTTGAACCTCTCCCAGCTCTTGCAGGATGTAGACGGTCCCTGGAATTTTAGATAG
- a CDS encoding helix-turn-helix domain-containing protein, translating to MSQEALSNETGIGVTHISKLENGHKEPRLNNMATLGRAFGLKPLPALAGCRRSLAT from the coding sequence ATGTCTCAGGAGGCTCTATCAAACGAGACTGGGATAGGAGTGACGCACATCTCAAAACTTGAGAACGGCCACAAAGAGCCGCGCTTAAACAATATGGCAACGCTGGGTAGAGCGTTCGGCTTGAAACCTCTCCCAGCTCTTGCAGGATGTAGACGGTCCCTAGCTACCTAG
- a CDS encoding alpha/beta fold hydrolase: MSTYTHHTVPTQFVEANGVRFAYRRFGKNEGVPLVFIPHILGNMDSWDPFVTDGLAQNREVILFNNAGVASSSGEVSMTFADMAKSAGVFIDALGLTEVDVLGFSIGSMIAQNVAMQRPDLVRKLVIVGSGPRNGDGIPLTPESQKIFTNKYGNLDDFWIDGFFTASPKSQAAGRAFLMRRDARVEGRDVVIGEKVQPAQFAALQEWGKPVGERFAYLQDIKMSVLVVGGKSDIIFYTINSFYLEQNLPDAQLILYPDAAHGSLFQYPELFVEHTSLFLRG; this comes from the coding sequence ATGAGCACCTACACCCATCACACTGTACCGACCCAGTTCGTCGAAGCCAATGGCGTCCGATTCGCCTATCGCCGCTTCGGCAAGAACGAAGGCGTACCCCTCGTCTTTATTCCGCATATCCTCGGCAACATGGATAGCTGGGACCCGTTCGTGACCGACGGCCTCGCGCAGAACCGCGAAGTGATCCTCTTCAACAATGCCGGTGTCGCCAGCTCCAGCGGCGAGGTTTCCATGACCTTCGCCGATATGGCCAAGAGCGCAGGGGTCTTCATCGATGCGCTCGGCCTCACGGAGGTCGACGTCCTGGGCTTCTCGATCGGCTCCATGATCGCGCAGAACGTCGCTATGCAACGACCTGATCTCGTCCGCAAGCTCGTGATCGTCGGTAGCGGCCCGCGCAATGGAGACGGCATCCCATTGACACCGGAATCGCAGAAGATCTTCACGAACAAGTATGGCAATCTCGACGATTTCTGGATCGACGGCTTCTTCACCGCGTCACCTAAGAGCCAGGCTGCCGGACGAGCGTTCTTGATGCGCAGGGACGCCCGCGTGGAAGGCCGCGATGTTGTCATCGGCGAAAAGGTGCAGCCTGCGCAGTTTGCTGCCCTTCAGGAGTGGGGCAAGCCGGTTGGAGAACGTTTCGCTTATTTGCAAGACATCAAGATGTCTGTTCTCGTTGTCGGCGGTAAGTCCGACATCATCTTCTACACCATCAACTCGTTCTACCTGGAGCAGAACCTGCCGGACGCGCAACTCATTCTTTATCCGGATGCCGCCCACGGCTCTCTTTTTCAGTATCCAGAGCTTTTCGTGGAGCATACGAGCTTGTTCCTGCGAGGCTAA
- a CDS encoding sialate O-acetylesterase: MKLRLTLCLLAATLTTQAEVSLPKIFSSHMVLQRDMPIHIWGSATPGESITATFHNLTNTAITDAAGRWSLYLPPQPAGGPYTLTVRSTNTITFDDILLGDLWFASGQSNMEMPLSGFPPDTQIEHADKEIAAANLPDIRLLRIDKDTSDYPREDVKSATGWSLCTPDTAKDFSAVAYFFARDLQKALADKQQHIPIGLIDSTWGGTPAEAWTSMDALGANASLTPVFATRAEKMDREPTVIRFEALDKQAHAEGKPTPERDWHPNPDSWRPAALYNAMIAPFTPLPIKGVIWYQGEANSALNMVNLYDKLFPAMIEDWRHHWAQGNFPFLFVQISSYGSDTKENWGELRDAQRKTLSLTNTGMAVTIDIGNEHNVHPANKQAVGERLSLLARRLVYNEDIAASGPLFRLAYPDKGAMHVWFDNAQGLHAKLGAPEGFEVAGADRVFLRANAHIEGDTVIVASPAIPNPQYVRYAWPNFPQANLYNGANLPAATFTSLQPATQPY; the protein is encoded by the coding sequence ATGAAGCTTCGCCTTACCCTCTGCCTCCTCGCCGCCACCCTCACCACCCAGGCCGAAGTCTCCCTCCCCAAAATCTTCTCCAGCCACATGGTCCTCCAGCGCGACATGCCCATCCACATTTGGGGCAGCGCCACACCCGGCGAGTCCATCACCGCCACCTTCCACAACCTCACCAACACCGCCATCACCGACGCCGCCGGCCGCTGGAGCCTCTATCTCCCCCCACAACCCGCCGGGGGGCCCTATACCCTCACCGTCCGCAGCACCAACACCATCACCTTCGACGACATCCTCCTGGGCGATCTCTGGTTCGCCTCCGGCCAATCCAACATGGAGATGCCTCTCTCCGGCTTCCCCCCCGACACCCAGATCGAACACGCCGACAAAGAAATCGCCGCCGCCAATTTGCCCGACATCCGCCTCCTCCGCATCGACAAGGACACCTCCGACTACCCCCGCGAAGACGTCAAATCCGCCACCGGCTGGTCCCTCTGCACCCCCGACACCGCAAAAGACTTCTCCGCCGTCGCCTACTTCTTCGCGCGCGATTTACAAAAGGCCCTCGCCGACAAGCAGCAGCACATCCCCATCGGCCTCATCGACTCCACCTGGGGAGGCACCCCCGCCGAAGCCTGGACCAGCATGGACGCCCTCGGCGCCAACGCCTCTCTCACACCCGTCTTCGCCACACGAGCCGAAAAGATGGACCGCGAGCCCACTGTGATCCGCTTCGAGGCCCTCGACAAACAAGCCCACGCCGAAGGCAAGCCCACCCCTGAGCGCGACTGGCATCCCAACCCCGACTCCTGGCGCCCCGCCGCCCTCTACAACGCGATGATCGCCCCCTTCACCCCGCTACCGATCAAAGGCGTCATCTGGTATCAGGGCGAAGCCAACTCCGCTCTCAACATGGTGAACCTCTACGACAAACTCTTCCCCGCAATGATCGAAGACTGGCGCCACCACTGGGCTCAGGGTAACTTCCCCTTCCTCTTCGTCCAGATCTCCTCCTATGGCAGCGACACTAAAGAAAACTGGGGAGAGCTCCGCGACGCCCAGCGCAAAACCCTCTCCCTCACCAACACCGGCATGGCCGTCACTATCGACATCGGCAACGAACACAACGTCCACCCCGCCAACAAGCAAGCCGTAGGCGAACGTCTCTCCCTCCTCGCCCGCCGCCTCGTCTACAACGAAGACATCGCAGCTTCCGGCCCTCTCTTCCGCCTCGCCTACCCCGACAAAGGCGCCATGCACGTCTGGTTCGACAACGCCCAGGGCCTCCACGCCAAACTCGGTGCTCCTGAAGGCTTCGAAGTAGCCGGCGCCGACCGCGTCTTCCTCCGCGCCAACGCCCACATCGAAGGCGACACCGTCATCGTCGCCAGCCCCGCCATTCCCAACCCGCAGTACGTCCGTTACGCGTGGCCCAACTTCCCTCAGGCCAACCTCTACAACGGAGCCAACCTCCCCGCTGCCACTTTCACTTCACTCCAGCCAGCAACTCAGCCTTACTAG
- a CDS encoding TetR/AcrR family transcriptional regulator: protein MTKIKKSEETRTRILEAALAVFRERGFERATMREIATAAEVAVGAAYYYFESKDAIVMAFYERSQSEMKPRIEASLAQSKTLEQRLQAIISTKFECFGPNRKLLGALSAHSDPEHPLSPFSKETAAIREQDIGFFESAVVDSKVRLPVNLKPYLPRLLWMYQMGLILFWVYDRSDGQRRTMLLYQKTLKMILVTLRLAGLPLLQPLHRLAAELLEVVYAEE from the coding sequence ATGACGAAGATCAAGAAGTCCGAAGAGACGCGCACACGAATCCTTGAGGCTGCGCTTGCTGTGTTTCGCGAGCGCGGCTTTGAGCGTGCCACGATGCGTGAGATTGCCACAGCGGCTGAGGTGGCGGTTGGTGCGGCTTACTATTACTTCGAGTCGAAGGACGCGATCGTCATGGCGTTCTATGAGCGCTCGCAGAGTGAGATGAAACCCCGGATCGAGGCTTCTCTGGCTCAGAGCAAGACGTTAGAGCAGCGCTTGCAGGCGATTATTTCAACAAAATTTGAATGCTTTGGACCAAACCGGAAGCTGCTAGGTGCACTGTCTGCTCATTCTGATCCGGAACATCCGCTTTCGCCATTTAGCAAAGAAACCGCGGCGATCCGAGAGCAGGACATCGGTTTCTTTGAGAGTGCGGTTGTAGATTCCAAGGTCAGGCTGCCCGTCAATCTCAAGCCTTATTTACCGCGCCTGCTGTGGATGTACCAGATGGGTTTGATCTTATTCTGGGTGTATGACCGGAGCGATGGCCAGCGGAGGACGATGCTGCTTTATCAAAAAACCTTGAAGATGATTCTGGTGACGCTGAGACTGGCTGGGCTTCCGTTGCTGCAACCTCTGCATCGTCTAGCTGCGGAGTTGCTCGAGGTGGTTTACGCGGAAGAGTAG
- a CDS encoding acyl carrier protein, translating to MAAVDEKVKQIIVEQLQVDEAEVTPGASFQEDLGADSLDVVELVMQFEEAFDIQIPDEDAEKIKTVKDAVDYIEKNQKAK from the coding sequence ATGGCAGCAGTAGACGAGAAGGTAAAGCAGATTATTGTCGAACAGCTTCAGGTGGATGAAGCGGAAGTCACCCCGGGCGCAAGCTTTCAGGAAGATCTCGGCGCAGACTCCCTCGACGTCGTCGAACTCGTCATGCAGTTCGAAGAAGCCTTCGACATTCAGATCCCCGACGAAGATGCCGAGAAGATCAAGACCGTCAAAGATGCTGTCGACTACATCGAAAAGAACCAGAAGGCCAAGTAA